In a single window of the Papaver somniferum cultivar HN1 chromosome 8, ASM357369v1, whole genome shotgun sequence genome:
- the LOC113302566 gene encoding E3 ubiquitin-protein ligase RNF170-like: MEGPPENDVCSVCHDNFNLPCQANCSHWFCGGCIMRVWQHGATLQPCKCPICRRSITLIIPSEASSGYQNDPEVGEVLGNVERYNRQFGGGHRSLVQRLRDLPFLLRRLAREFTDPQRTLPLVFRARMIFAMILSAIYILSPIDIIPEGIVGVVGLLDDLLIGLIFFLHIAAIYRSALLSRYGGP, from the exons atggaaggACCTCCAGAGAATGATGTTTGCTCAGTGTGTCATGATAATTTCAATCTTCCATGTCAAGCTAATTGTTCTCACTGGTTTTGTG GTGGTTGTATTATGCGGGTTTGGCAACATGGAGCAACACTTCAGCCATGCAAGTGTCCCATATGTCGCCGTTCAATAACTTTGATAATACCTTCTGAGGCGTCTTCCGGGTACCAAAATGACCCAGAAGTTGGTGAGGTTCTTGGAAATGTAGAAAGATACAACCGCCAATTTGGTGGGGGACATCGTAGTCTTGTTCAG cGATTAAGGGATTTACCATTTTTATTGCGGAGGTTGGCTCGGGAATTTACAGATCCTCAAAGAACTCTTCCCCTTGTTTTCAGGGCTCGCATGATTTTTGCA ATGATATTGAGTGCCATCTACATACTAAGCCCCATTGACATCATTCCTGAAG GTATCGTAGGAGTAGTAGGTCTTTTGGATGACCTCCTCATAGGGCTCATCTTTTTCCTCCACATTGCTGCCATATATCGATCAGCTCTTCTTTCTCGCTATGGAGGTCCTTAG